Sequence from the Pseudomonas frederiksbergensis genome:
GGCCAACGGCGCAGCCTGCGCGGTGGAGCTGATCCATGCTTACTCTTTGGTGCATGACGATCTGCCGGCCATGGATGACGACGACCTGCGTCGCGGCCAGCCAACGACCCACAAGAAATTCGACGAAGCCTGCGCGATCCTGGCCGGCGACGGCTTGCAGAGCCTGGCTTTCAGCGCCCTGCTGGACCCGGCCCTGAGCGATTGCCCGGCACAGGTTCGCCTGGATATGGTCAACGCCCTGGCATTGGCGGCAGGCCCGGCCGGAATGGTCGGCGGCCAGGCCATCGACCTCGGCTCGGTGGGTTTGAAGCTTGATCAGGATGCGCTGGAATACATGCACCGGCACAAGACCGGCGCCTTGATCGAAGCCAGCGTCCGGCTCGGCGCCCTGGCCAGCGGCCGGGCCACGCCCGCACAACTGCAAGCCTTGCAGACCTATGCCCGGGCCATCGGCCTGGCATTCCAGGTGCAGGACGACATCCTCGACGTCGAAAGCGATACCCAGACCCTGGGCAAGCGCCAGGGCGCCGACGTCGCCCGCGACAAGCCGACCTATCCGGCCCTGCTGGGTCTTGACGCCGCCAAGGCCTACGCCCTGGAATTGCGCGACCAGGCGCTGGACGCGCTGCGACCGTTTGACGCGGCAGCCGAGCCGTTGCGCGACCTGGCGCGGTATATCGTCGAACGACGCAGTTGATACACGGTCAACCCCATTTAAGTGCGTATCGGCCAACTTCCG
This genomic interval carries:
- the ispA gene encoding (2E,6E)-farnesyl diphosphate synthase; the encoded protein is MIGAYQASSQARVNAALDTLFSAPGPELARLYEAMRYSVMNGGKRVRPLLAYAACEALGGQAEQANGAACAVELIHAYSLVHDDLPAMDDDDLRRGQPTTHKKFDEACAILAGDGLQSLAFSALLDPALSDCPAQVRLDMVNALALAAGPAGMVGGQAIDLGSVGLKLDQDALEYMHRHKTGALIEASVRLGALASGRATPAQLQALQTYARAIGLAFQVQDDILDVESDTQTLGKRQGADVARDKPTYPALLGLDAAKAYALELRDQALDALRPFDAAAEPLRDLARYIVERRS